A portion of the Stigmatella aurantiaca DW4/3-1 genome contains these proteins:
- the murC gene encoding UDP-N-acetylmuramate--L-alanine ligase: MTKTGGRVQSLFKTRHAAHVHFVGLGGIGMSGIAEVLINLGYRVSGSDLKESDITRRLARMGATFYEGHKAQNLVHADVVVISSAVKKDNPEVVAARQRKIPVIPRAEMLAELMRLKYAVAVAGSHGKTTTTSMVATVLSAAGLDPTAVVGGKVNVLDSNAKLGKSELMVVEADESDGSFLKLHPSIAVVTNIDPEHMDHYGTLDVLQTAFVEFCNRVPFYGLNVLCLDHPNVQALLPRLEKRAVTYGSSHMADYRLEGVTLEGFTTRFQAFRRDEPLGEFRVRMVGAHNALNALAVIAVAEEMEIPLDMVRGALAEFGGVQRRFTVRGEVGGVTVVDDYGHHPTEVMATLAGARKAFGRRLVVAFQPHRYTRTHDLLKEFATSFNDSDVLFVTSVYGAGEEPIPGATGDVLAEAIRDHGHRDVTFVEKRMDLPAALAQRVMEGDLVLTLGAGDITQVGPELLTLLGKPSAPKGA; the protein is encoded by the coding sequence ATGACGAAGACCGGCGGCAGGGTTCAGAGCCTCTTCAAGACGCGCCACGCGGCACACGTGCATTTCGTGGGGCTGGGCGGCATCGGCATGAGCGGCATCGCCGAGGTGCTCATCAACCTGGGGTACCGGGTCTCGGGCTCCGACTTGAAGGAGAGCGACATCACCCGCCGCTTGGCGCGCATGGGCGCCACCTTCTACGAGGGCCACAAGGCGCAGAACCTCGTGCACGCGGACGTGGTGGTCATCTCCTCGGCGGTGAAGAAGGACAACCCGGAGGTGGTGGCCGCGCGCCAGCGCAAGATTCCCGTCATCCCCCGCGCGGAGATGCTCGCCGAGCTGATGCGGCTGAAGTACGCGGTGGCGGTGGCCGGCAGCCACGGCAAGACGACCACCACCTCCATGGTCGCCACGGTGCTCTCGGCGGCGGGGCTGGACCCGACCGCGGTGGTGGGCGGCAAGGTGAACGTGCTCGACTCCAACGCCAAGCTCGGCAAGAGCGAACTCATGGTGGTGGAGGCGGACGAGAGCGACGGCAGCTTCCTCAAGCTGCACCCCTCCATCGCCGTGGTGACGAACATCGACCCGGAGCACATGGACCACTACGGGACGCTGGATGTCCTGCAAACGGCCTTCGTGGAGTTCTGCAACCGGGTTCCCTTCTACGGGCTGAACGTCCTGTGCCTGGACCACCCGAACGTGCAGGCGCTGTTGCCCCGGCTGGAGAAGCGCGCCGTCACCTACGGCAGCTCGCACATGGCGGACTACCGGCTGGAGGGGGTGACGCTGGAGGGCTTCACCACCCGCTTCCAGGCGTTCCGGCGCGATGAGCCGCTGGGCGAGTTCCGCGTGCGCATGGTGGGCGCGCACAACGCCCTCAACGCGCTGGCCGTCATCGCCGTGGCCGAGGAGATGGAGATCCCCCTGGACATGGTGCGGGGAGCGCTGGCGGAGTTCGGCGGGGTACAGCGGCGCTTCACCGTGCGCGGGGAGGTGGGCGGCGTCACCGTGGTGGATGACTACGGGCACCACCCCACCGAGGTGATGGCCACGCTGGCGGGCGCGCGCAAGGCCTTTGGCCGGCGCCTGGTGGTGGCCTTCCAGCCGCACCGCTATACGCGCACGCATGACCTGCTGAAGGAGTTCGCCACCTCCTTCAATGACTCGGACGTGCTCTTCGTCACCAGCGTCTACGGCGCCGGCGAGGAGCCCATTCCAGGGGCCACCGGAGACGTGCTGGCGGAGGCCATCCGCGACCACGGCCACCGGGACGTGACGTTCGTGGAGAAGCGCATGGACCTGCCGGCCGCGCTGGCCCAGCGCGTGATGGAGGGAGACCTGGTGCTCACCCTGGGCGCGGGCGACATCACCCAGGTGGGGCCAGAGCTGTTGACCCTGCTGGGAAAGCCGAGCGCTCCGAAGGGCGCGTGA
- the murG gene encoding undecaprenyldiphospho-muramoylpentapeptide beta-N-acetylglucosaminyltransferase has translation MKVLIAGGGTGGHLFPGIALAEEVVTRHHANEVVFVGTERGLEARVVPQAGFPLEFIQAQGLKGKGFLQLIKGLLALPMALLASFRILNRHKPDVVVGVGGYASGPVVLAAWLLGIPTAVQEQNALPGLTNKVLGKFVKVVFTAFEGARSFFPEGKVHLVGNPIRRKLMDNYLRSHVAHEHFTVLVFGGSLGARGLNQRMVDALDHLGDLKEQIRFVHQTGKNDLEMVRKGYADRGFQAEVVEFIDDMSAVYARADLVVCRAGATTLAELTVCKKASILVPFPFATDDHQAVNARALVDAGAAVMFREAELTGEKLAAEIRLLKNEPMRLKQMEKKAGLLGRPEASKELADVCVDLMVQTYGPNGREREPRDAAQKASRASKP, from the coding sequence GTGAAAGTCCTCATCGCTGGCGGTGGTACGGGCGGGCACCTCTTCCCGGGCATCGCCCTGGCGGAGGAGGTGGTGACGCGCCACCACGCCAACGAGGTGGTCTTCGTGGGCACCGAGCGAGGGCTGGAGGCGCGCGTGGTGCCGCAAGCGGGCTTTCCCCTGGAGTTCATCCAGGCGCAGGGGCTCAAGGGCAAGGGCTTCCTCCAGCTCATCAAGGGGTTGCTGGCGCTGCCGATGGCCCTCCTCGCCTCCTTTCGCATCCTCAACCGCCACAAGCCGGACGTGGTGGTGGGCGTGGGCGGGTATGCCAGCGGGCCGGTGGTGCTGGCCGCCTGGCTCCTGGGCATTCCCACGGCGGTGCAGGAGCAGAACGCGCTGCCGGGGCTCACCAACAAGGTGCTCGGCAAGTTCGTGAAGGTGGTCTTCACCGCCTTCGAGGGGGCGCGGAGCTTCTTTCCCGAGGGCAAGGTGCACCTGGTGGGCAACCCCATCCGCCGCAAGCTGATGGACAACTACCTGCGCTCGCACGTGGCGCACGAGCACTTCACCGTCCTCGTCTTCGGCGGGAGCCTGGGCGCCCGGGGGCTGAACCAGCGCATGGTGGACGCGCTGGATCACCTGGGAGACCTGAAGGAGCAGATCCGCTTCGTGCACCAGACGGGAAAGAACGATCTGGAGATGGTGCGCAAGGGCTACGCGGACCGGGGGTTCCAAGCCGAGGTGGTGGAGTTCATCGACGACATGTCCGCGGTCTATGCGCGGGCGGACCTGGTGGTGTGCCGCGCCGGGGCCACCACCCTGGCGGAGCTCACCGTCTGCAAGAAGGCCAGCATCCTGGTGCCGTTCCCCTTTGCCACGGATGACCACCAGGCGGTCAACGCCCGGGCGCTGGTGGATGCCGGCGCGGCGGTGATGTTCCGCGAGGCGGAGCTGACGGGAGAGAAGCTGGCCGCGGAGATCCGCCTGCTCAAGAACGAGCCGATGCGGCTCAAGCAGATGGAGAAGAAGGCGGGCTTGCTGGGCCGGCCCGAGGCGTCCAAGGAGCTGGCGGACGTGTGTGTGGACCTCATGGTCCAAACCTATGGACCCAACGGGCGCGAGCGGGAGCCGCGGGACGCGGCGCAGAAGGCCTCCAGAGCGAGCAAGCCATGA
- the ftsW gene encoding putative lipid II flippase FtsW has protein sequence MKTSAAPVRFDPLLLCAVLALVALGLVMVYSASAILAQDKLGDSLYFLKRQLMAAGMGVVAMAVAMKIGWRRLARLAYPLLLVTLVLLVLVLIPGIGTTAGGARRWIRFPGFGLQPAEVAKFAWVVYLSYSLAKKREKVATFSVGFLPHLALCGVLVALCMRQPDFGSSVLLVFLLFVLLFAAGTKLSYLVGSVLLALPLAYVAIATSPYRMKRVLAFLDPWAHRHDVGYQVAESLMSIGSGGLTGLGLGDGRQKLFFLPEAHTDFIFAIIGEELGLIGVALLVTLYAIVIWRGVRVSLAAPETFGTYLGLGLTSIVAFQAAVNMCVAMGLLPTKGLTLPFVSYGGTSLVVLMGAAGVLLSLSTGAQGASNRTVRAGGDMREVAA, from the coding sequence ATGAAGACATCCGCTGCGCCCGTGCGGTTCGATCCGCTCCTGCTGTGCGCCGTGCTCGCGCTCGTGGCGCTGGGGCTGGTGATGGTCTACTCCGCGAGCGCCATCCTCGCGCAGGACAAGCTGGGCGACAGCCTGTACTTCCTCAAGCGGCAGCTGATGGCCGCGGGCATGGGCGTGGTGGCCATGGCGGTGGCCATGAAGATCGGGTGGCGCCGCCTGGCGCGCCTGGCATACCCGTTGCTGCTCGTCACGCTGGTACTGCTCGTGCTGGTGCTCATCCCGGGCATTGGCACCACGGCGGGTGGGGCGCGGCGGTGGATTCGCTTCCCGGGCTTTGGCTTGCAGCCGGCGGAGGTGGCCAAGTTCGCCTGGGTCGTCTACCTGTCCTACTCGCTGGCCAAGAAGCGCGAGAAGGTGGCCACCTTCTCCGTGGGCTTCCTGCCGCACCTGGCCCTGTGCGGCGTGTTGGTGGCGCTGTGCATGCGCCAGCCGGACTTCGGCAGCTCCGTGTTGCTTGTCTTCCTGCTGTTCGTGCTGCTGTTCGCGGCGGGCACCAAGCTCAGCTACCTGGTGGGCTCGGTGCTGCTGGCGCTGCCGCTGGCGTACGTGGCCATCGCCACCAGCCCGTACCGCATGAAGCGCGTGCTGGCCTTCCTGGACCCCTGGGCGCACCGGCACGACGTGGGCTACCAGGTGGCCGAGTCCTTGATGTCCATCGGCTCCGGAGGGTTGACCGGGCTGGGGCTGGGGGATGGGCGGCAGAAGCTCTTCTTCCTGCCCGAGGCGCACACGGACTTCATCTTCGCCATCATCGGCGAGGAGCTGGGGCTCATCGGGGTGGCGCTGCTGGTGACGCTCTATGCCATCGTCATCTGGCGCGGGGTGCGCGTGAGCCTCGCGGCGCCGGAGACGTTCGGCACGTACCTGGGGCTGGGGCTGACGTCCATCGTCGCCTTCCAGGCGGCGGTGAACATGTGCGTGGCCATGGGGCTGCTGCCCACCAAGGGGTTGACGCTGCCGTTCGTCTCCTACGGAGGCACCTCGTTGGTGGTGCTGATGGGGGCGGCGGGGGTGCTGTTGTCGCTGAGCACGGGGGCCCAAGGGGCCAGTAACCGGACCGTCCGAGCGGGCGGCGATATGCGGGAGGTAGCGGCGTGA